A genomic region of Micromonospora sp. NBC_01796 contains the following coding sequences:
- a CDS encoding transposase: MGKKRPRPRRSFTPEFKAEIVELCQRGDRTLRQVSQDFDLTETAVREWVKQAELDTGVRADGLTTDERAELAQLRKENRRLREDVDVLKRATAFFAKETR; the protein is encoded by the coding sequence GGGAAAGAAGCGGCCGCGGCCTCGGCGTTCGTTCACGCCGGAGTTCAAGGCCGAGATCGTCGAGTTGTGTCAGCGTGGTGACCGCACGCTCCGGCAGGTCAGCCAGGACTTCGACCTGACCGAGACGGCAGTGCGTGAGTGGGTCAAGCAGGCCGAACTCGACACCGGCGTCCGCGCCGATGGGCTGACCACCGACGAACGGGCCGAACTCGCACAGCTGCGCAAAGAGAACCGCAGGCTGCGCGAAGACGTCGATGTGCTCAAACGGGCAACGGCTTTCTTCGCGAAGGAGACCCGGTGA
- a CDS encoding IS3 family transposase: protein MNVFPFIAAEQAGKHNVKRACELLEVSRSAYYQQKTGTQSQRERVDARLTDKITVLHERSKGTYGAPRIHADLTEQGLRHGRKRVARLMRIAGLAGKSPRRWRTTTIPDPAAGLRPDLVGRDFRVDPGVIDTRWCGDITYINTWQGWLYLATVIDLASRRVVGWAVADNLKTDLVDAALADAVARRRPEPGLVFHSDRGTQYVSAQHTRLAHRHDIRLSVGRRGQCWDNAVAESFFATIKTELLHRQAWPTHQAARQAIFEYIEGWYNTRRRHSTLGYLSPAAFETTSSQPLPIDRAA, encoded by the coding sequence GTGAACGTCTTCCCGTTCATCGCCGCGGAGCAGGCCGGCAAGCACAACGTTAAACGTGCCTGCGAACTGCTCGAGGTCTCCCGATCCGCCTACTACCAGCAGAAAACCGGCACCCAGTCGCAGCGCGAGCGGGTCGATGCCCGGCTCACCGACAAGATCACCGTGCTGCACGAACGGTCCAAGGGCACCTACGGGGCGCCGCGGATCCACGCTGACCTCACCGAACAGGGGCTACGGCACGGCCGCAAACGCGTCGCCCGGCTGATGCGCATCGCCGGACTCGCCGGCAAGAGCCCACGCCGCTGGCGCACGACCACAATCCCGGATCCGGCCGCCGGGCTCCGACCTGACCTGGTCGGCCGCGATTTCCGTGTTGATCCTGGCGTAATCGATACCCGCTGGTGCGGCGACATCACCTACATCAACACGTGGCAGGGCTGGCTCTACCTGGCCACTGTCATCGATCTCGCATCACGCCGGGTCGTCGGCTGGGCCGTGGCCGACAACCTCAAGACCGACCTGGTCGACGCCGCCCTCGCCGACGCTGTCGCACGCCGCCGACCCGAGCCCGGGCTGGTGTTTCATTCCGACCGTGGCACGCAATACGTCAGCGCCCAGCACACCCGCCTGGCACACCGTCACGACATCCGCCTGTCCGTCGGCCGGCGCGGACAGTGCTGGGACAACGCAGTCGCCGAGTCGTTCTTCGCCACCATCAAAACCGAACTCCTGCACCGCCAGGCCTGGCCCACCCACCAAGCCGCCCGCCAGGCCATATTCGAATACATCGAGGGCTGGTACAACACCCGCCGCCGACACTCAACCCTCGGCTACCTCAGCCCTGCGGCCTTCGAGACCACCAGCTCACAACCGCTACCGATCGACCGAGCCGCCTAA
- a CDS encoding ATP-binding protein — MEIEESGSGSVARGDTLNDLGGTVFGPNVQSGVIHGGVHFHAGAGQQTLVPRQLPPAPSYFVNRLVEISALDDLFGQDARAVAVLCGPGGVGKSALARWWANEATGRFAHGQLYADLRGFGGDEPLDPGEVLAAFLRALGVAPERVPISLAEQTAMYRTVTASRSLLVVLDDAYSAGQVRPLLPAAGSGVLVTSRRRLVGLVPDGARLLEIAPLSARESVELLTRAVGGERISREYDLAEELAGICGGLPLALNVAAGRLVARPKLSVQGIVTELADEAGRLSRLSTLEGSSVRAMFDVSYRALSRDAARLYRALSLHPGPELGASLATTMVVADGGDRSGALDALDELLDASLLDEVAEDRFRFHDLLRLHAREMSDMYDSVLDQQAALRGTLEFYLAAARHADMVLTPYRRRIPYAFQRTDGALPEFLTRTDALAWLSRERANLIHAGRAALAHDYPELAWQLCDVMWPLLLYVKNYRDRLEIDERGVQAARAWGNVWAEADMLKRLSGVCARVGDYESAERHGVGAVDRYREAGDVPGSLDAREGLAGIYRDTGRVEQAERLLIRILAENRQLGRARNVGLTCFNLGTLLTHTGRPAEALPLFVEAKEIFGGLADVDPYNGARALIGLAGAYLGIGDIDGAEQAATEAAGRMTELGSDHERAEALVVLGHAARRRGAAHAARRHYREAMRIFDALGSGRGRELVQRLADLDRAGGGEQPAQGGSVAVPAADGPDSVERTTDAGEERDARPQ; from the coding sequence GTGGAGATCGAAGAAAGCGGCAGTGGTTCCGTGGCGCGGGGCGACACGTTAAATGATCTAGGCGGGACGGTATTCGGGCCGAATGTCCAGTCCGGTGTGATTCACGGTGGTGTGCATTTTCATGCTGGCGCGGGTCAACAGACGCTGGTACCTCGCCAATTGCCACCAGCGCCCAGCTATTTCGTCAACAGATTGGTGGAGATCTCGGCTCTAGATGATCTGTTCGGGCAGGACGCACGTGCTGTGGCGGTGCTATGCGGTCCGGGCGGTGTCGGAAAATCGGCGCTGGCGAGGTGGTGGGCGAATGAGGCGACGGGCAGATTCGCCCATGGGCAGCTCTACGCCGACCTTCGTGGCTTCGGCGGCGACGAGCCACTCGACCCCGGTGAAGTGTTGGCTGCCTTCCTGCGAGCACTCGGAGTTGCCCCGGAGCGCGTCCCGATATCGTTAGCTGAGCAGACCGCCATGTATCGGACAGTTACGGCGAGCCGTTCTCTGCTTGTCGTTCTGGATGACGCGTACTCCGCCGGGCAGGTGAGGCCGTTGTTGCCGGCTGCCGGGTCAGGGGTGCTGGTTACCAGCCGGCGCCGTCTCGTTGGTCTGGTGCCCGACGGGGCGCGGTTGCTGGAGATCGCCCCGTTGTCGGCCCGTGAATCGGTTGAGCTGCTGACCCGGGCTGTCGGAGGTGAACGAATTTCCCGGGAGTACGACCTGGCCGAGGAACTGGCTGGGATCTGCGGCGGCCTGCCACTCGCGCTCAACGTCGCCGCCGGCCGTTTGGTCGCCCGGCCGAAGCTGTCCGTGCAGGGTATCGTCACCGAACTCGCCGACGAGGCGGGACGGCTTTCTCGTCTCTCGACGCTGGAGGGCTCCTCGGTACGGGCCATGTTCGACGTGTCCTACCGTGCGCTGAGCAGGGACGCGGCCAGGCTGTATCGGGCGCTGAGCCTGCACCCGGGTCCGGAGCTTGGGGCGAGTCTGGCCACGACCATGGTCGTGGCAGACGGTGGCGATCGGTCCGGTGCGCTGGATGCCCTCGACGAGTTGCTGGACGCGTCCCTGTTGGACGAGGTCGCCGAGGACCGGTTCCGGTTTCACGACCTGCTGCGGCTGCATGCCCGCGAGATGTCTGACATGTATGACTCCGTGCTGGACCAGCAGGCCGCGCTGCGAGGCACGCTCGAGTTCTACCTGGCCGCGGCACGCCATGCCGACATGGTCCTCACGCCCTACCGGCGCCGGATACCGTACGCGTTCCAGCGGACCGACGGTGCGCTGCCCGAGTTCCTCACCAGAACCGACGCTCTCGCCTGGTTGTCGCGAGAGCGAGCCAATCTCATCCATGCCGGTCGAGCCGCGCTGGCGCACGACTACCCGGAGCTGGCCTGGCAGCTCTGCGATGTGATGTGGCCCCTGCTTCTCTACGTGAAGAACTACCGGGATCGTCTGGAGATCGATGAGCGGGGGGTGCAGGCGGCGCGGGCCTGGGGGAATGTGTGGGCTGAAGCTGACATGCTCAAGCGTCTCAGTGGGGTCTGCGCCCGGGTCGGTGACTACGAGTCCGCGGAGCGCCACGGTGTCGGTGCGGTCGACCGGTACCGGGAAGCCGGCGACGTCCCAGGGAGCCTCGACGCCCGCGAGGGCCTGGCCGGCATCTACCGCGACACGGGCCGTGTGGAGCAGGCGGAGCGGCTGCTCATCCGGATCCTCGCCGAAAACAGACAGCTCGGCCGCGCCCGGAACGTCGGCCTGACCTGCTTCAATCTTGGCACCCTCCTCACTCACACAGGACGTCCGGCCGAGGCACTACCACTCTTTGTCGAGGCCAAGGAGATCTTCGGAGGCCTCGCCGACGTCGACCCCTATAACGGGGCACGTGCGCTCATCGGTCTGGCCGGCGCCTACCTGGGCATTGGCGACATCGACGGTGCCGAACAAGCCGCGACCGAGGCCGCCGGGCGGATGACCGAGCTCGGCTCGGACCACGAGCGCGCAGAAGCATTGGTGGTGCTCGGGCATGCCGCGCGGCGGCGCGGGGCGGCACACGCCGCGCGGCGGCACTACCGGGAGGCGATGCGCATCTTCGACGCACTCGGTTCGGGTCGAGGTCGGGAACTGGTGCAGCGTCTCGCCGATCTGGACCGGGCCGGGGGAGGGGAGCAGCCTGCGCAAGGCGGATCCGTGGCTGTCCCTGCTGCCGACGGCCCAGACAGCGTAGAAAGAACGACCGATGCTGGAGAGGAGCGGGACGCTCGGCCGCAGTGA
- a CDS encoding AfsR/SARP family transcriptional regulator, producing the protein MRVEFSILGPTELRVDDRIVPLGPAKQRGLLALLLYRAGNPVRTDSVVELLWPGRPVDPCRPLLYSLASRLRAILRGAGLPEALVRVASTGAYRLDVDRNTVDYHRFLHLAAEARLAASRQRYDRSTALLATAVSLWRDDPLADLRGAQAEHLRRDMQGKLLDAYKLLAEHELHMGHHHTVLTRLEPLMRENEFDERLASLWAAALHASGRTHDTRAFITTFRQSYRRKMRADPVLDHENIQDVVTQTTTTSGDANLPQRRKNITTVWVPQQLPNDVSDFTGHAQLLADLDKFASDDATAKVIVLTGMPGVGKTTLATHWGQRRREWFPDGQLYLNAEAHGPVPPVRPENALSSFLSALGVPAERIPVEHEQRRTLYLQLVAGRRVLVVLDNVLDSNQARQLLPRSDTCLTIITSRNRLKGLTIREGIRSLTVPPLPEPERRHLLSNIFGPERVDVQPQALNKLGNLSGGLPLALRVIGEHVVSRPHTRIDDLAHELTSRLLDCEGDETDDATLRTVFGWSVNALTPAAALLFLRLGVFPGTTISAGAAAALLKVDHPHAEAALNTLARAHLVNHDTLGRYRMHDLLRLYATDRSIEDETLEQRRAAIHRILDWYLLTANNAIKLLEPERPPVPDLPDPTTVTVTPEQFASDTDAMRWSELERTNLHAAVRAAATAGFHRHAWQIPGVTHEIFDRYGPQNDVLDALHVAVEAAAADGHDVGRIGTFINLGATYFATHDYRRAADAFEDALRLAQSIELIDAQVICMHNLADVHIRTGATTEAIPILEQVLTTCRNSDNPTGEAFTLHSLGDAHRQLKQYRQAEQCYQAALPVWDRIGSPRWRSRDLVRLAELKLETGHPQQALTWCRAALDLHPRVTGDAIHCDALITAADARRQLDRYDEAMADATAAINISANIADALRNARAVAVLADTLADTGDTSAAEARCREALQTLQNTDHPENRAVVDRLRSTARRLARPSHQSRRAG; encoded by the coding sequence ATGCGGGTAGAGTTCAGCATTCTCGGTCCAACCGAGCTCAGGGTTGATGACCGGATAGTTCCGCTCGGCCCGGCAAAGCAACGCGGCCTACTCGCCCTGCTTCTCTACCGTGCCGGAAATCCAGTACGAACCGACTCAGTCGTGGAACTTCTATGGCCAGGCCGCCCGGTCGACCCATGCCGTCCCCTTCTGTATTCCTTGGCCAGCCGCCTACGAGCCATCCTGCGAGGAGCCGGCCTACCCGAAGCCCTGGTTCGCGTCGCGAGCACCGGGGCCTACAGACTTGACGTCGACCGCAACACCGTCGACTACCACCGCTTCCTGCACCTGGCCGCCGAAGCCCGCCTAGCCGCCAGCCGACAGCGCTACGACCGCAGCACCGCCCTGCTGGCCACCGCCGTAAGCCTGTGGCGGGACGACCCACTCGCCGACCTACGCGGGGCGCAGGCCGAACACCTACGCCGCGACATGCAAGGCAAACTGCTCGACGCATACAAACTACTAGCCGAGCACGAACTGCACATGGGGCATCACCACACCGTACTGACACGACTCGAACCGTTGATGCGCGAAAACGAGTTCGACGAGCGCCTCGCGAGCCTGTGGGCCGCCGCACTACACGCGTCCGGCCGTACACACGACACCCGGGCCTTCATCACCACCTTCCGACAGAGCTACCGAAGAAAGATGCGAGCCGATCCCGTCCTCGACCACGAAAACATACAAGATGTCGTGACACAGACGACCACGACATCGGGCGACGCGAACCTGCCACAACGACGGAAAAACATCACCACAGTCTGGGTGCCGCAACAGCTGCCAAACGACGTCTCCGACTTCACCGGACACGCCCAGCTATTGGCAGACCTCGACAAATTCGCCTCCGACGACGCCACCGCCAAAGTAATCGTCCTAACCGGAATGCCCGGAGTGGGAAAGACAACCCTGGCAACACACTGGGGACAGCGCCGGCGCGAATGGTTTCCCGACGGACAACTCTACTTGAACGCCGAGGCGCACGGCCCCGTCCCACCGGTCCGCCCCGAGAACGCCCTCAGCAGCTTCCTCAGCGCGCTCGGAGTCCCAGCGGAGCGCATACCAGTCGAACACGAACAGCGGCGAACGCTCTACCTGCAACTCGTCGCCGGCCGGCGTGTGCTCGTCGTACTCGACAACGTCCTGGACTCGAACCAAGCACGCCAACTACTCCCCAGGTCCGACACCTGCCTGACAATCATCACCAGCCGCAACCGACTCAAAGGACTGACCATTCGCGAGGGAATCCGCAGCCTGACCGTACCGCCGCTGCCGGAGCCAGAACGGCGACACCTACTCAGCAACATCTTCGGCCCGGAACGTGTCGATGTTCAGCCCCAAGCGTTGAACAAGCTCGGGAACCTGTCCGGAGGACTACCGCTAGCCCTGCGCGTCATCGGCGAACACGTCGTATCCCGCCCACACACGCGAATAGACGACCTCGCGCACGAACTGACCAGCAGACTCCTCGACTGCGAGGGGGACGAGACCGACGACGCCACCCTGCGCACCGTCTTCGGTTGGTCCGTCAACGCCCTCACCCCCGCGGCCGCCCTGCTGTTCCTACGACTTGGCGTTTTCCCGGGAACAACCATAAGCGCCGGGGCCGCAGCGGCACTCCTCAAGGTCGACCACCCTCACGCGGAAGCCGCCCTGAACACCCTCGCCAGAGCACACCTGGTCAACCACGACACCCTCGGCCGATACCGCATGCACGACCTCCTAAGGCTCTACGCCACGGACCGCAGCATCGAAGATGAGACCCTCGAGCAACGGCGAGCCGCGATCCACCGGATTTTGGACTGGTACCTCCTCACGGCCAACAACGCGATCAAGCTGTTGGAACCCGAGCGTCCCCCGGTCCCCGACTTACCAGACCCCACAACCGTGACGGTCACCCCAGAGCAATTCGCCTCAGACACCGACGCGATGCGGTGGTCGGAGTTGGAACGGACGAACCTACACGCCGCAGTCCGCGCAGCGGCAACAGCGGGATTCCACCGCCACGCCTGGCAGATACCCGGCGTCACCCACGAAATCTTCGACCGATACGGTCCACAAAACGATGTACTGGACGCACTGCACGTTGCGGTCGAAGCCGCAGCGGCCGACGGTCACGACGTCGGCCGGATAGGAACCTTTATCAACCTCGGCGCAACCTACTTCGCCACACACGACTACCGCCGAGCAGCCGACGCCTTCGAAGACGCACTGCGGCTCGCCCAGAGCATCGAACTCATCGACGCCCAGGTGATCTGCATGCACAACCTGGCCGACGTCCACATCAGAACCGGGGCAACGACTGAGGCCATCCCCATCCTCGAGCAGGTCCTCACCACCTGCCGCAACAGCGACAACCCAACGGGCGAAGCATTCACCCTACACAGCCTCGGAGACGCTCACCGCCAACTCAAGCAGTACAGGCAAGCCGAACAGTGCTACCAGGCCGCGCTTCCCGTCTGGGACCGGATCGGGTCGCCGCGATGGCGCAGCCGAGACCTAGTCCGGCTCGCTGAACTGAAACTAGAAACGGGACACCCTCAACAGGCCCTCACCTGGTGCAGAGCAGCCCTCGACCTTCACCCCCGGGTCACCGGCGACGCCATCCACTGCGACGCACTCATAACCGCAGCCGATGCAAGACGCCAGCTCGATAGATATGACGAGGCTATGGCCGACGCCACCGCCGCGATCAACATCAGTGCAAACATCGCCGACGCGCTCCGCAACGCGCGAGCGGTAGCAGTCCTTGCCGACACCCTTGCAGACACCGGAGACACTTCCGCAGCGGAGGCACGGTGCCGGGAAGCCCTGCAAACGCTGCAAAACACGGACCATCCAGAAAACCGCGCCGTAGTCGACCGTCTCCGCAGCACCGCAAGACGCTTGGCAAGGCCCAGCCACCAGAGCCGGCGAGCCGGGTGA
- a CDS encoding histone-like nucleoid-structuring protein Lsr2, translating to MAKQIITVLTDDLDGGDADRTVEFALDGTNYTIDLSEGNAGSLRKLLDPYITAGTRVGRGGISPRRSIASAAPTRSDREENKAIREWAASNGHEVSERGRIPAAIVEAYKAR from the coding sequence ATGGCAAAGCAAATCATCACCGTGCTGACCGATGACCTCGACGGTGGAGACGCCGATCGGACTGTGGAATTTGCTCTGGACGGGACCAACTACACGATCGATTTGTCCGAGGGGAATGCGGGCAGCCTTCGGAAGCTGCTCGACCCCTACATCACGGCAGGCACCCGTGTCGGCCGCGGCGGGATCAGCCCACGCCGTTCGATAGCGAGCGCCGCGCCTACCCGGAGCGACCGCGAGGAGAACAAGGCGATTCGCGAGTGGGCCGCCAGTAACGGTCACGAGGTTTCGGAGCGCGGACGCATCCCAGCGGCGATCGTCGAGGCGTACAAGGCGCGCTAG
- a CDS encoding YobI family P-loop NTPase — translation MRWWKRRQAGRVGPSRSTDGDVALLPLTPQFQPEQHEEYVVRLTAALQDSDVRNIALTGRYGAGKSSILKAFTDQHTGRVLNLSLSTLGPPEEEKSITNRIEKELVKQLLHSQPQRALPRSHFRRIDKPDLRRAVASATTQVAVVALTLFLLGRFPRLAGATKDHPWPVRAGAVLLFGLLMVAVLTWIRQVVHNREVSSVSAAGATVALGAKEVSYFDKYLDEIVYFFESTKFDVVVFEDLDRFDDPHIFEALRELNTLLNTSHAARGRTIRFVYALKDSIFERLGNDTMHLDDGASAESVRANRTKFFDLVVPVVPFITHRTSRDLLSKLLAGPALVPVTPDLVDLIARHISDMRLLKNIRNEYAVFAARLITAKHGVPHLRADSVFAMMVYKNVHLADFEQVSLGRSDLDKLYKLSRDLVNQSIARRRDRLSELADSEALADVLRDKPERFAERLNWHAEVIRRSGNTPRYTLTGYTIGAETFTPAEAGTARFWRMLIADGNGPTASFTHHYNSPLTVGIPIGDIRELFRAELDLDDWDSREREALEAERGTAIADIEALRKADFADLAANPAFTLARDTAEITFETLLGETIRSEVARDLIRRGFVDQNFALYVAQYYGERVSIRAMNFIVQHVQPNIPDTYYAFNGPDDIAGVLRETKADFLDLNSAYNLEILDYLLANQHPGARAVLDRLAEIDGPAERAFFEAYLSGGAQAVEAVRRLSGTWPPVLSRILQVPDLQPERRLNLVDEGVAHAGPNLDRQIEEQVTTYLQDNYARLTCLTRPIDELPARNVVALLRQARVVIDDLTVLDQGIRALIVADSMYTLTAGNLRSALHNPPVLSLDTIQTIDPTVYGYCVANPAAYLAAVENDGPTTMTVTDPGTFADIVTDIAGWETSLAERACRAAAAECRIERLAEVPAKVWPALARSRQIPVTVTNTAAYIEQTGGVDADLAGLLVDAGAITAPPGEPDRLAEQKTQVAVTILRSRETIPAPETRATLVATLALTESITASRVEPENGPLLGEVLRHQICDDTAELFQRFATADWETLRHGIECSAKFADFVTPALLDEDMTARLLGSASISQTVRQTVLSRLDEFVPTDHRDALRAAGRFAATAQVPLSYAQLERIARVTRDAALVVPLVDQLGNAISTDQIIAVLANLGSPYVDLATPAASPTFPNDTHHLRVLTRLKQEGRLSNLSRRRTKPQISVTVA, via the coding sequence GTGCGCTGGTGGAAACGACGACAGGCTGGGCGGGTCGGCCCGTCGAGGTCTACCGACGGTGATGTCGCGCTGCTTCCGCTGACGCCGCAATTTCAGCCGGAACAGCATGAGGAGTACGTCGTACGGCTGACCGCCGCCCTGCAAGACTCGGACGTCCGCAACATCGCGCTGACTGGTCGCTACGGCGCGGGCAAGTCGAGCATCCTGAAGGCGTTCACCGACCAACACACAGGACGAGTTCTCAACCTCTCCCTGTCGACCCTCGGGCCTCCCGAGGAAGAGAAGTCGATCACCAACCGGATCGAAAAGGAGCTCGTTAAACAACTGCTGCACAGCCAGCCGCAGCGGGCGCTGCCCCGCTCGCACTTCCGGCGCATCGACAAGCCGGACCTCCGCCGAGCCGTCGCATCCGCCACGACGCAGGTCGCGGTGGTCGCGCTGACCCTGTTCCTCCTCGGCCGCTTCCCGCGCCTGGCCGGCGCCACCAAGGACCATCCTTGGCCGGTGCGGGCCGGGGCGGTCCTGCTGTTCGGGCTGCTGATGGTGGCCGTGCTGACCTGGATCCGGCAGGTCGTCCACAACCGGGAGGTCTCTTCGGTTTCCGCCGCCGGGGCCACCGTCGCGCTCGGGGCAAAAGAGGTCAGCTACTTCGACAAGTACCTCGACGAGATCGTCTACTTCTTCGAGTCGACGAAGTTCGACGTCGTCGTCTTCGAGGACCTCGACCGGTTCGACGACCCGCACATCTTCGAGGCGTTGCGCGAGCTGAACACCCTGCTCAACACCTCGCACGCGGCGCGAGGCCGGACGATCCGGTTCGTCTACGCGCTCAAGGACAGCATCTTCGAGCGGCTGGGCAACGACACCATGCATCTGGACGACGGCGCCTCCGCCGAGTCGGTGCGGGCGAACCGCACGAAGTTCTTCGACCTCGTCGTGCCGGTGGTTCCGTTCATCACCCACCGCACGTCACGTGACCTGCTCTCCAAGCTGCTGGCCGGCCCGGCGCTCGTCCCGGTGACACCCGACCTGGTCGACCTGATCGCGCGGCACATCAGCGACATGCGACTGCTGAAGAACATCCGCAACGAGTACGCCGTGTTCGCCGCCCGCCTGATCACTGCGAAGCACGGTGTGCCCCATCTGCGCGCCGATTCGGTCTTCGCCATGATGGTCTACAAGAACGTCCACTTGGCCGACTTCGAGCAGGTCTCGCTGGGCCGCAGCGACCTCGACAAGCTCTACAAACTCAGCCGCGACCTGGTGAATCAGTCCATCGCGAGGCGGCGCGACCGCCTCAGCGAGCTCGCCGACTCCGAGGCACTGGCCGACGTTCTGCGGGACAAGCCCGAGCGCTTCGCCGAGCGTTTGAACTGGCATGCCGAAGTCATCCGGCGCTCCGGCAACACTCCTCGCTACACCCTTACGGGCTACACAATCGGCGCCGAAACCTTCACTCCTGCAGAGGCTGGGACCGCCCGATTCTGGCGGATGCTCATCGCCGACGGAAACGGACCGACCGCGAGCTTCACCCACCACTACAACTCGCCCTTGACCGTTGGCATCCCGATCGGCGACATCCGCGAACTGTTCCGGGCCGAACTCGACCTGGACGACTGGGACTCCCGCGAACGTGAGGCGTTGGAGGCCGAACGTGGGACGGCGATCGCCGACATCGAGGCGCTGCGGAAGGCCGACTTCGCCGACCTCGCCGCGAACCCCGCCTTCACCCTCGCCCGCGACACCGCGGAGATCACCTTCGAGACGCTCCTCGGTGAGACGATCCGCTCCGAGGTCGCCCGCGACCTGATCCGCCGCGGCTTCGTCGACCAGAACTTCGCCCTTTACGTCGCCCAGTACTACGGCGAGCGCGTCTCCATCCGCGCCATGAACTTCATCGTGCAGCACGTGCAGCCCAACATCCCCGACACGTACTACGCCTTCAACGGACCGGACGACATCGCCGGCGTCCTGCGGGAGACCAAGGCGGACTTCCTCGACCTGAACAGCGCCTACAACCTCGAGATACTGGACTACCTGCTGGCGAATCAGCACCCCGGCGCCCGGGCTGTCCTCGACCGCCTCGCCGAGATCGACGGCCCGGCCGAGCGTGCCTTCTTCGAGGCCTACCTGAGCGGTGGAGCACAGGCCGTGGAGGCGGTCCGGCGGCTGTCCGGCACCTGGCCGCCGGTCCTGAGCCGGATCCTGCAGGTTCCGGACCTGCAGCCGGAACGCCGGCTCAACCTGGTCGACGAGGGAGTCGCGCACGCCGGCCCGAACCTCGATCGGCAGATCGAGGAGCAGGTGACGACCTACCTCCAGGACAACTACGCACGCCTGACCTGCCTGACCCGGCCCATCGACGAGCTGCCGGCACGCAACGTGGTCGCGCTGCTGCGGCAGGCTCGGGTAGTGATCGACGATCTAACCGTTCTCGATCAGGGCATACGTGCCCTGATCGTCGCCGACAGCATGTACACCCTCACCGCGGGGAACCTGCGCAGCGCGCTGCACAACCCGCCAGTCCTGAGCCTGGACACCATCCAAACGATCGACCCCACCGTCTACGGCTACTGCGTCGCCAATCCCGCCGCCTACCTCGCCGCGGTCGAAAACGACGGGCCCACCACGATGACGGTCACGGATCCCGGTACCTTCGCGGACATCGTCACGGACATCGCCGGTTGGGAGACCAGCCTGGCGGAGCGGGCCTGCCGCGCCGCAGCGGCGGAGTGCCGGATCGAGCGTCTCGCCGAGGTACCCGCAAAGGTCTGGCCCGCGCTGGCACGCTCACGACAGATCCCAGTGACGGTGACCAACACCGCCGCATACATCGAGCAGACCGGCGGGGTCGACGCCGATCTAGCCGGCCTGCTCGTTGACGCGGGCGCGATCACCGCTCCCCCGGGAGAGCCGGATCGGCTCGCCGAGCAGAAGACGCAAGTCGCCGTGACTATCCTTCGCAGCCGAGAGACGATCCCCGCCCCCGAGACCCGTGCCACTCTGGTCGCCACGCTCGCCCTGACCGAGTCGATCACTGCCAGCCGCGTCGAGCCGGAGAACGGCCCCCTGCTCGGCGAGGTGCTCCGCCACCAGATCTGCGACGACACCGCCGAACTGTTCCAGCGATTCGCCACCGCCGACTGGGAGACACTGCGGCACGGCATCGAATGCTCAGCGAAGTTCGCCGACTTCGTCACGCCCGCCCTGCTCGACGAGGACATGACGGCCCGGTTGCTGGGCAGCGCCTCGATCAGCCAGACGGTCCGGCAGACCGTCCTGTCCCGCCTGGACGAGTTCGTCCCGACAGACCATCGCGACGCGCTGCGGGCCGCCGGGCGCTTCGCCGCGACGGCCCAGGTGCCGCTGAGCTACGCCCAACTGGAGCGGATCGCCCGGGTGACCCGCGACGCGGCGCTGGTGGTCCCGCTGGTTGACCAGCTCGGGAACGCCATCTCAACCGACCAGATCATCGCCGTCCTCGCGAACCTCGGGAGCCCGTACGTTGATCTGGCCACCCCTGCCGCATCGCCGACCTTCCCGAATGACACCCATCACCTCCGGGTCCTCACCCGGCTCAAGCAGGAGGGACGGCTGTCGAACTTGTCCCGGCGCCGCACCAAGCCCCAGATCAGCGTCACGGTCGCCTGA